The following is a genomic window from Clostridium sp..
TTTCTATAACGAGTGGATTTGTAACCTCGGTCTGGCAGCTTTTGATTCTAAGGTTTTTGCTTGGTGTTGGAGAAGGAGGAGTGTGGCCGGCAGTTCTTGTCATTATTTCTCACTGGTTTCCGAATGAAGAACGAGGAAGAGCAAATGGATTTTTTATGATGAATTTTGCTATAGCATCTATTATAACAGGACCTATTTCGGGATGGATTATATCATTTTCTAGTTGGAGATGGGTATTTATAATTGAAGGATGTCTCGCACTTTTACTTATATTAGTATGGTATCCGTTAATAAGTGATCGTCCGCAGGATGCAAAATGGATATCAGAGGGAGAGAAAGATTGGATTCTAGACAGCCTAAAACAAGAGCAGTTAAAGATAGACAGCAATATTAAACACTCAAATAATAAAAATAGTATTTATGCGAATCCAGAGCTATGGAAGCTTACTTTAAGTTATTTTTGTTATCAAGTTGGAATATATGGATTTTTCCTGTGGCTTCCAACTTTAATAAAACAGCTTACAAATTCAGGTATAGGAATAATAGGTGTTTTGTCTGTATTTCCATACATTGGGACACTGTTTGGTATATGGATATTTTCAGTTTTATCCGATAAAACCATGAAGCGTAAGATGTTTACAGCAGTACCTATGCTTGGGCTGGCATTAGCGTTATTTCTATCAGTTCAGTTCAAAAGCAATATATGGATTTCATATGGATTTTTAATATTATGTGGATTTTTCCTGCAAGGATATAACAGCAGTTTCTGGTCTATGCCTCCTCTTATTTTTTCTACAAGTGAAGCTGGTGGTGCACGTGGATT
Proteins encoded in this region:
- a CDS encoding MFS transporter translates to MDYVNEKKISNGRWKHIIPPCILVYIVAFMDRTNISFAIAGGMDKSLGMTSTIAGLASGIFFVGYMILQIPGGNYAEKKSAKKFIGISLVAWAVLSITSGFVTSVWQLLILRFLLGVGEGGVWPAVLVIISHWFPNEERGRANGFFMMNFAIASIITGPISGWIISFSSWRWVFIIEGCLALLLILVWYPLISDRPQDAKWISEGEKDWILDSLKQEQLKIDSNIKHSNNKNSIYANPELWKLTLSYFCYQVGIYGFFLWLPTLIKQLTNSGIGIIGVLSVFPYIGTLFGIWIFSVLSDKTMKRKMFTAVPMLGLALALFLSVQFKSNIWISYGFLILCGFFLQGYNSSFWSMPPLIFSTSEAGGARGFINALGNLGGFIGPYFVGWLTVAVNSNVSIYFLTIAIIIGCLINSSIKLDEKII